In Corynebacterium freiburgense, the sequence TATTCCGAAAAAATATAGGTTCCCGTTTGAGTTGAACTTTTCAAAACCGGTGCCAAAATCCCTTGCTTCACCCAACGATGAACCGTCGATCGGTTAACCCTAAATAGTTTTGCCACCTCATGCGTAGATAGCAACTGTTGCTGTTCCATACCATGACTAATACCAATGGATAGACTCAAGCGCAACTGTTGCGTTTCTAATCAATTTCTTAAACTGGACTTTGGGGGCACT encodes:
- a CDS encoding helix-turn-helix domain-containing protein encodes the protein MEQQQLLSTHEVAKLFRVNRSTVHRWVKQGILAPVLKSSTQTGTYIFSEYDVRELLDRKAVA